The following proteins are encoded in a genomic region of Lachnospiraceae bacterium KM106-2:
- a CDS encoding two-component response regulator yesN, translating into MLKYTTYGKFQEQMNQYYKRTGNRMQFNEMVRYMSQKDLLSDSVLPQPYISWDEDCTNEEFNQIIDSLVLSVEPNAPNISEVAESDIIPLNRDVFIIRHPRYTRPSLHSHNYFELNYVANGQCAFQFKNETKILREGELCIIAPSSEHDLVIEDESTVFSIMLRKSTFDTTFFTLLSRKDLLSYFFRTILQDDSHANYLLFFTQNSKTLTSYIRHALYECHKIDSYSNTCCICWINLMFSELLRSYSKTLQFYNYQMGSDFSLVLQYIQHNYQSLTLASLAQFFHYSEPHLCTLIKQNTGYNFTELIKRLRLTDAIDYLVNTNEKICEIAERVGYNSADHFSRVFRNTYHMSPVEYRKQNASTVEPFQPF; encoded by the coding sequence ATGCTAAAATACACGACTTACGGGAAATTTCAAGAACAAATGAATCAATATTATAAGCGAACTGGTAATCGAATGCAATTCAACGAAATGGTGCGATATATGTCGCAAAAAGACCTTTTATCTGATAGTGTTCTTCCTCAACCTTATATTAGTTGGGATGAAGACTGTACAAATGAAGAATTTAATCAAATCATAGATTCCTTAGTTCTTTCCGTTGAACCAAATGCACCTAATATTTCTGAGGTTGCAGAATCTGATATTATTCCTCTTAATCGAGATGTATTTATTATTCGACATCCCAGATATACAAGACCCTCTTTACATAGCCATAATTATTTTGAATTAAATTACGTCGCCAATGGACAATGCGCGTTCCAATTTAAAAATGAGACAAAAATATTAAGAGAAGGTGAGCTTTGTATTATCGCTCCTTCCTCTGAACATGACTTGGTAATTGAAGACGAATCTACCGTATTCTCTATCATGCTTCGTAAAAGCACCTTTGATACTACCTTCTTTACCTTGTTATCTCGAAAAGATTTATTATCCTACTTCTTTCGAACAATATTGCAGGATGATAGCCATGCTAACTATCTGCTATTCTTTACTCAAAATAGCAAAACACTTACGAGTTACATCCGTCATGCTCTTTATGAATGCCATAAGATTGATTCCTATAGCAATACCTGCTGTATTTGCTGGATCAATCTGATGTTCTCTGAGCTGTTACGCAGTTATAGTAAGACACTACAATTCTACAATTATCAAATGGGATCTGATTTTTCCCTTGTTCTTCAATATATTCAACATAACTATCAGAGTCTGACGTTAGCTTCACTTGCTCAGTTTTTCCACTATAGTGAACCCCATTTATGCACGCTCATCAAGCAAAATACGGGGTACAATTTTACAGAGTTGATCAAGAGACTACGCTTAACGGACGCAATCGATTATTTAGTGAATACAAATGAGAAAATCTGCGAAATCGCGGAACGTGTCGGATATAACTCAGCCGATCATTTTTCCCGTGTATTTCGTAATACCTATCATATGTCTCCGGTAGAATATCGGAAACAGAATGCATCTACTGTTGAACCTTTTCAGCCATTTTAA
- a CDS encoding alfa-L-rhamnosidase, whose amino-acid sequence MEISELRVNHIERPMGFCLDPFSFSWKVTKYGEAKRQKYARIEVRKEDSIIFDSGKDVHADSLDYPVNIVLEPRTRYEWSVTVKAENGDVACASSFFETGKMNEKWIGKWIKSTLGSKVSPIMERTIYLDGDVLVGRSYLCGLGVYEYYINGEKVGKEFLAPGYHSYDLHLQVQTYDVTDHLKAGENKVEVILGDGWFKGRLGFEGGYENLYGDAHYLIWETHVIYKDGRKESFGSDEQFRCRRSNIIANSIYDGEVYDAREQDKEEIPVLVEEPEKVGSLVDRYSLPMVKKESFTPIQMIITPKGEKVLDFGQNLTGWVEIEQNLPYGESIKLTASEILQDGCFYHDNLRLAKTEYEYISDGIARRVRPHFTFYGFRYMKVDCEEPIKLEQFRAYHLRSDFDQIGWIKTGNHLVNQLFSNALWSQKDNFLDVPTDCPQRDERLGWTGDAQVFSDTACFNMHMPAFYRKYMWDMRAEQSLIKGAVPNVVPRIKKDMIGEYGSCPWGDAGVIIPWNVYRHYGSKTLLAEMYPGMKAWVEYQRENEVALGGPHLIKSGFHFADWLALDNKGPGPFGATNSLFVASAYYYRGTLLLAKSAGILSNLSTISEKEKHDYQMDREKYEELAKQIHQDILIEYFDEQGHCKCETQTARALTIMFGLGKDNNQTEGELLDQLVKQNNNHLNTGFVGTPLLCPALAKTGHFKTAIDLLLNEEYPGWLYCVKLGATTIWERWNSVMPDGHMNSEGMNSLNHYSYGSIEAFMYEYVAGIGCSEEQAGYRTIHIEPHPDERLGFVEGKLNGAAGMIVSNWHYGENKKVFYEMEIPFHTDAEVLLPEGNYLKDGQKVNGNQFTLEPGYYQFQEL is encoded by the coding sequence ATGGAGATTTCGGAACTTAGAGTGAATCATATAGAAAGACCGATGGGATTTTGTCTGGATCCATTCAGCTTTTCCTGGAAGGTTACTAAATACGGTGAAGCAAAAAGACAAAAGTATGCAAGAATAGAGGTCAGAAAAGAAGATTCTATTATTTTTGATAGCGGCAAAGATGTTCATGCTGATAGTCTGGATTATCCCGTAAATATAGTATTAGAGCCACGTACAAGGTATGAATGGAGCGTAACTGTAAAAGCAGAGAATGGTGATGTGGCTTGTGCAAGCAGCTTTTTTGAGACAGGAAAAATGAATGAGAAATGGATTGGAAAATGGATCAAGTCCACACTCGGAAGTAAGGTGTCTCCAATCATGGAAAGAACCATCTATCTAGATGGCGATGTGTTAGTAGGAAGATCCTATTTATGCGGTCTTGGAGTTTATGAATACTATATTAACGGTGAGAAAGTTGGTAAGGAATTTTTAGCACCCGGTTATCATTCTTATGATCTTCATCTGCAAGTGCAGACCTATGATGTGACGGATCACTTAAAAGCAGGGGAAAACAAAGTAGAGGTAATATTAGGAGATGGATGGTTCAAAGGAAGATTAGGATTTGAAGGCGGATATGAGAATTTGTATGGAGATGCTCATTACTTAATTTGGGAAACACACGTTATTTACAAGGATGGTCGAAAGGAGTCATTTGGTTCGGATGAGCAGTTTCGTTGCCGTCGATCCAATATAATTGCCAATAGCATTTATGATGGAGAAGTTTACGATGCAAGAGAGCAGGACAAAGAAGAGATACCAGTACTTGTTGAGGAACCAGAGAAGGTTGGGAGTTTAGTTGATCGTTATAGCCTTCCTATGGTAAAAAAGGAAAGTTTCACACCGATTCAGATGATCATAACACCAAAGGGCGAGAAAGTACTTGATTTTGGACAGAATTTAACCGGTTGGGTGGAAATAGAGCAAAATCTACCATATGGAGAATCCATCAAGTTAACAGCATCCGAAATCTTACAGGATGGATGTTTCTATCATGATAATCTTAGACTTGCGAAAACAGAATATGAATATATCTCGGATGGAATAGCACGAAGAGTAAGACCACACTTTACATTCTATGGTTTTCGCTATATGAAAGTAGATTGTGAGGAGCCGATCAAACTGGAGCAGTTTCGAGCCTATCATCTACGCAGCGATTTTGATCAGATCGGTTGGATCAAGACAGGGAATCATTTGGTGAATCAACTGTTTTCAAATGCGTTATGGAGTCAGAAAGACAACTTTTTAGATGTTCCCACGGATTGCCCACAAAGGGATGAGAGATTAGGGTGGACTGGTGATGCTCAGGTGTTTTCGGATACTGCCTGCTTTAATATGCATATGCCTGCTTTTTATCGAAAATATATGTGGGATATGCGTGCGGAGCAAAGTTTGATCAAGGGAGCGGTTCCCAATGTGGTACCAAGAATTAAAAAGGATATGATCGGAGAATATGGTTCTTGTCCATGGGGAGATGCTGGTGTGATCATTCCGTGGAATGTCTATCGTCACTATGGTAGTAAGACCTTACTTGCAGAAATGTATCCTGGAATGAAAGCATGGGTGGAATATCAGAGAGAAAATGAAGTCGCGCTCGGGGGACCTCATCTGATCAAAAGTGGGTTCCATTTTGCAGACTGGCTGGCACTGGATAATAAAGGGCCTGGTCCATTTGGGGCAACGAACTCCTTATTTGTCGCAAGTGCCTATTACTATAGAGGTACCTTACTATTAGCGAAATCAGCAGGAATCTTGTCAAATCTATCAACCATATCTGAGAAAGAAAAACATGATTATCAGATGGATCGAGAAAAATATGAAGAGCTGGCAAAGCAAATACATCAAGATATTCTTATAGAATATTTCGATGAGCAAGGACACTGTAAATGTGAAACACAGACTGCAAGAGCATTAACGATCATGTTTGGACTCGGGAAGGATAATAACCAGACGGAGGGCGAATTACTTGATCAGTTAGTAAAACAAAATAATAATCATTTAAACACCGGTTTTGTTGGAACCCCTCTTCTTTGTCCAGCATTGGCAAAAACGGGTCATTTTAAAACAGCCATTGACCTTTTACTAAACGAGGAATACCCTGGATGGCTGTATTGCGTGAAGCTGGGTGCGACAACGATATGGGAAAGATGGAATTCCGTTATGCCAGATGGCCATATGAATTCAGAAGGAATGAATAGCTTAAATCATTATAGCTACGGCAGTATAGAAGCATTTATGTATGAGTATGTGGCAGGGATCGGATGTTCGGAAGAGCAAGCAGGATATAGAACAATCCATATAGAACCTCATCCAGATGAGCGTCTTGGGTTTGTGGAAGGAAAGCTTAATGGGGCAGCAGGAATGATCGTTTCAAACTGGCATTATGGAGAAAATAAAAAAGTATTCTATGAGATGGAAATTCCATTTCATACAGACGCCGAGGTCCTACTTCCCGAAGGAAACTATTTAAAGGATGGGCAAAAAGTTAATGGAAATCAGTTTACTTTAGAGCCAGGATATTATCAATTTCAAGAATTATAG
- a CDS encoding beta-galactosidase, translating into MIEKRLQEDWLYWMEQDSFALVWNIPQNARTISLPHDAMIENEAYEKSPNGGNTGFRDGGNYNYAKLLEIPSDACDKEIYLKFEGVYENAFVYVNGQLAGKNPYGYSVFYVDIKNYVRFGEKNEIRVIVRNGAMTNSRWYSGGGIYRDVYLCIGESVHISSEGVFVTSESADEEYAVVTIKTELKNSKNQAVKTVLESKIMDEEGTVVASESIPVTLFAGEERTMEQRIIIAKPRLWSDLSPNLYRCESELSIDGTVVDKNVAVFGIRMLSLDAKRGLRVNGRPCKLRGACIHHDSGLLGAATYEDAQYRQIRILKEAGFNAIRMSHQPIAPAMLRACDEIGVYVMDETFDMWTRAKSDHDYSMNFNEYWEKDVTSMVRKDYNHPSVILYSVGNEIPEIGTDLGAKICHDICAKIKSLDQTRYTLASINGVFMAGDKVEQITKDIIENLDESEKISGNVNNFMTLMDSHLDEIVVHPIITQRLEKACAATDIAGYNYMTARYEEDGKNYPNRIIVGSETYPPEIARNWEIIKKSDHVIGDFTWTGWDYIGEAGVGIPAYQWGEGGFGAKFPSQLAYVGDIDLTGVRRPASYYREIVFGLQNRPYITVQNPEHKEDTLIKTPWVISDSQPCWTYPGKEGNQVIVEVYSAGTEVELYLDDSLIGRKPCGSENEYRALFEVTYEPGQLKAVAYDGDRKIGESVLNTTGDLKQIALRAEALETIKYRKTTDRLLFVPITLCDESGNLVMHQDQKVHVTVEGGATLLGFGSGNPKPAYNYIQEMTETFYGRALLILKKKQDQQDITIKITSESGLQSELIVTA; encoded by the coding sequence ATGATAGAGAAAAGATTACAAGAAGATTGGTTATATTGGATGGAACAGGATTCATTTGCATTAGTATGGAATATCCCACAGAATGCAAGAACAATTTCATTACCCCACGATGCGATGATAGAGAACGAGGCTTATGAAAAAAGTCCCAATGGCGGGAATACCGGATTCCGTGATGGTGGAAATTACAATTATGCGAAATTACTTGAGATACCTAGCGATGCCTGTGATAAAGAAATCTATTTAAAGTTTGAAGGTGTATATGAAAATGCATTTGTATATGTGAATGGACAGCTTGCTGGAAAAAATCCATATGGATATAGTGTGTTTTATGTAGATATTAAAAATTACGTTAGATTCGGAGAGAAAAATGAGATTCGTGTAATCGTTCGTAATGGTGCAATGACTAACAGCCGTTGGTATTCGGGTGGAGGTATTTATCGTGATGTATACTTATGTATTGGTGAGTCAGTACATATCAGTTCGGAAGGTGTATTTGTAACCAGTGAATCTGCAGATGAAGAATATGCGGTAGTTACGATCAAAACGGAACTAAAGAATTCAAAGAATCAAGCAGTGAAAACTGTATTGGAATCAAAAATCATGGATGAAGAGGGTACTGTCGTTGCAAGTGAGTCAATTCCGGTAACCTTGTTTGCAGGTGAGGAAAGAACAATGGAGCAGAGGATTATCATTGCCAAACCAAGATTATGGTCCGATCTATCTCCAAATCTATATCGCTGTGAGAGCGAACTTAGTATCGATGGTACCGTTGTCGATAAGAATGTTGCAGTATTTGGAATCCGAATGTTATCTTTAGATGCGAAAAGAGGACTGCGAGTAAATGGAAGACCATGTAAACTAAGAGGAGCCTGTATCCATCATGATAGCGGATTACTTGGGGCAGCAACCTATGAAGATGCTCAGTATCGACAGATCCGTATTTTGAAAGAAGCAGGATTTAATGCGATCAGAATGTCTCATCAACCAATCGCTCCCGCTATGCTGCGTGCTTGCGATGAAATCGGTGTATATGTTATGGATGAAACATTTGATATGTGGACCAGAGCGAAATCCGATCATGATTATAGTATGAATTTTAATGAATATTGGGAGAAAGATGTGACTTCGATGGTTCGAAAAGACTATAATCATCCATCCGTTATCTTATATTCGGTAGGCAATGAAATCCCAGAGATCGGTACCGACTTAGGTGCTAAGATCTGTCACGACATTTGTGCGAAGATCAAATCACTGGATCAGACGCGCTATACACTTGCTTCTATCAATGGAGTATTTATGGCTGGAGACAAGGTAGAACAAATTACAAAGGATATTATAGAAAACTTGGATGAAAGTGAAAAGATATCTGGAAATGTCAATAACTTTATGACATTAATGGATAGTCATTTAGATGAAATCGTTGTGCACCCAATCATAACACAACGTCTAGAGAAGGCATGTGCTGCAACCGATATTGCTGGTTACAATTATATGACAGCAAGATATGAGGAAGATGGTAAGAACTATCCAAACCGCATTATTGTAGGAAGTGAGACTTATCCACCTGAGATTGCAAGAAACTGGGAGATTATCAAAAAGAGTGATCATGTCATCGGAGATTTTACTTGGACAGGATGGGATTATATTGGAGAAGCCGGAGTAGGAATCCCTGCATATCAATGGGGAGAAGGTGGATTTGGTGCGAAGTTCCCAAGTCAGCTGGCTTATGTTGGTGACATTGATCTTACTGGTGTAAGGAGACCTGCTTCTTATTATCGAGAAATTGTATTTGGATTACAAAATAGACCTTACATTACGGTACAAAACCCAGAGCATAAGGAGGATACGCTAATCAAGACACCTTGGGTGATCAGCGACAGTCAGCCTTGTTGGACCTACCCAGGGAAAGAAGGAAACCAGGTGATCGTAGAGGTATATTCTGCAGGAACTGAGGTGGAACTTTATTTAGATGATAGTTTGATAGGGAGAAAACCATGTGGAAGTGAGAATGAGTATAGGGCGCTTTTTGAAGTTACGTATGAACCGGGACAATTAAAAGCAGTTGCCTATGATGGGGATAGAAAAATAGGGGAGAGCGTATTAAATACAACAGGAGATCTCAAACAGATCGCGTTAAGAGCAGAAGCGTTAGAGACTATCAAATATAGAAAGACGACGGATCGTCTCCTTTTTGTACCGATTACTTTATGCGATGAATCTGGAAATCTTGTAATGCATCAAGATCAGAAAGTGCATGTTACGGTTGAAGGTGGTGCTACTTTACTTGGATTTGGTAGTGGAAATCCAAAACCAGCATATAATTACATCCAAGAAATGACGGAAACTTTCTATGGTAGAGCATTATTGATCTTAAAGAAGAAACAGGATCAACAAGATATTACAATAAAGATAACGAGTGAGAGTGGCTTGCAATCAGAATTAATCGTTACAGCGTAG
- a CDS encoding xyloside transporter XynT, whose translation MENRNNAMAKLSWKEKVSFASGDLGIQFLFSVMSAYLLVYYTNYAGVGAGMVATIMFVSKIMDAFSDIVMGAVQEKTAKAGAKARPWIKRIFIPYGISAILLFSVPDFSGSLAKGVYVFITYNLFCTIMYTMIAIPYNSLGALITQNDKERETIGLLRSIFTTIVSTIINSFTMTFIGWAGGTKASWTIVISVFAVISMVAFWFTYRNTEERVIVEDEDDSRNSSKLSLGENLKLLFQNKYWFITTIIAVCTNFVIAANTGTMFYYLANVVGNPGSVAICGMLLSMPMLVLIPLSQPFVAKIGKRNMLAIGMLIMAGARVFVFMAGTNLFMVYVGTFLFSVGTATAWVAGPMLCDTVEYGEWKTGVRQEGFIMSAQSFGQKVGTALGTAMIGWILAWTGFDGMAKVQSATALIGIQIDYIWLTVGVSVFGAIILFAFYHLDKEYPQIVKELQERNEKAA comes from the coding sequence ATGGAGAATAGAAATAATGCAATGGCAAAACTAAGTTGGAAGGAAAAAGTCAGTTTTGCTTCTGGAGATTTAGGAATCCAATTCTTATTTTCGGTTATGAGTGCCTATTTACTTGTTTATTATACAAATTACGCAGGTGTTGGTGCTGGTATGGTTGCAACAATTATGTTTGTATCAAAGATCATGGATGCCTTTAGTGATATTGTCATGGGAGCTGTTCAGGAGAAGACAGCAAAGGCTGGTGCCAAAGCAAGACCATGGATCAAACGTATCTTTATTCCTTATGGAATCTCAGCCATCCTATTATTTTCAGTACCAGATTTTTCGGGAAGCTTAGCAAAAGGGGTTTATGTATTTATTACTTATAATTTATTCTGTACGATTATGTATACAATGATCGCTATCCCATATAACTCATTAGGAGCATTGATCACACAGAATGATAAAGAAAGAGAAACGATTGGTTTATTACGATCCATTTTTACAACGATCGTGTCAACAATTATTAATTCATTTACGATGACATTTATCGGATGGGCAGGAGGAACGAAAGCATCCTGGACGATCGTGATCTCAGTATTTGCTGTCATTTCAATGGTTGCATTTTGGTTTACATACAGAAATACAGAAGAACGTGTTATTGTAGAAGATGAAGATGATTCTAGAAATTCTAGCAAATTAAGCTTAGGAGAGAATTTAAAATTATTATTCCAAAATAAATATTGGTTCATAACAACGATCATTGCTGTTTGTACGAACTTTGTAATCGCTGCGAATACAGGTACTATGTTTTATTACCTTGCCAATGTAGTAGGAAATCCGGGTTCTGTTGCAATCTGCGGTATGTTATTATCTATGCCGATGTTAGTATTGATTCCATTATCACAGCCATTTGTTGCTAAGATTGGAAAACGTAATATGTTAGCAATCGGTATGCTGATCATGGCAGGCGCAAGAGTATTTGTATTTATGGCAGGCACTAACTTATTCATGGTTTATGTCGGAACATTTTTATTCTCAGTTGGTACCGCAACAGCTTGGGTTGCAGGACCTATGTTATGCGATACTGTTGAATATGGTGAGTGGAAGACAGGAGTACGTCAAGAAGGATTTATTATGTCAGCACAGAGTTTTGGACAAAAAGTTGGTACTGCACTTGGAACTGCAATGATCGGATGGATCTTAGCTTGGACGGGATTTGATGGAATGGCTAAAGTACAATCAGCTACCGCATTAATTGGTATTCAGATTGATTATATTTGGTTAACAGTAGGGGTATCTGTGTTTGGTGCAATTATCCTATTTGCATTTTATCATTTAGACAAAGAATATCCACAGATCGTAAAAGAATTACAAGAAAGAAATGAAAAAGCTGCATAA